One window from the genome of Castellaniella sp. MT123 encodes:
- the accB gene encoding acetyl-CoA carboxylase biotin carboxyl carrier protein → MDLRKLKTLIDLVADSGIAELEITEGEGKVRIVKFSQTPMVAPAPMAPAPAQVMAAAGAAVAPAPVVVPQGHPVKAPMVGTFYRSPNPNSPAFVEVGQTVKEGDPLCIIEAMKLLNEIEADKSGVVKEILVENGEPVEYGQPLFIIA, encoded by the coding sequence ATGGATCTCAGAAAACTGAAAACGCTGATCGACCTGGTGGCCGATTCGGGAATCGCCGAACTCGAGATCACCGAAGGCGAAGGCAAGGTCCGCATCGTCAAGTTCTCCCAGACCCCCATGGTTGCACCCGCCCCGATGGCCCCCGCTCCCGCCCAGGTTATGGCTGCCGCGGGCGCGGCCGTCGCGCCGGCGCCTGTGGTCGTGCCGCAGGGCCACCCCGTGAAGGCCCCGATGGTCGGCACCTTCTACCGTTCGCCGAACCCCAATTCGCCGGCCTTCGTCGAAGTCGGCCAGACCGTCAAGGAAGGCGATCCCCTGTGCATCATCGAGGCCATGAAACTGCTCAACGAGATCGAGGCTGACAAGTCCGGCGTGGTCAAGGAAATCCTGGTCGAAAACGGCGAGCCGGTGGAATACGGCCAACCCCTGTTCATCATTGCCTGA
- a CDS encoding TlpA disulfide reductase family protein, whose protein sequence is MDRRTFLRVAALAGVIIGPDRALASMLPANPVFGRSFDNLQGASQPLSGYVGRPVLMNFWASWCAPCVREMPLLESLHHQHPDLVVLGLAIDTRANILRFLDRIKVSYPLLLTGTQGIPLMRDLGNKGGGLPFSVLFDRQGRVDSTVIGELKPDDVQQRLTRIL, encoded by the coding sequence ATGGACAGGCGGACATTTCTGCGCGTGGCGGCGCTGGCGGGCGTGATCATCGGACCGGATCGGGCCCTCGCGTCGATGCTCCCGGCAAATCCAGTCTTTGGCCGTTCGTTCGACAATCTTCAGGGCGCCAGCCAGCCCCTTTCGGGGTATGTGGGCCGTCCGGTGCTGATGAATTTCTGGGCCAGCTGGTGTGCGCCCTGCGTGCGGGAAATGCCGTTGCTCGAATCGTTGCATCATCAGCATCCAGACCTGGTCGTGCTGGGGCTGGCCATCGATACGCGCGCCAATATCCTGCGTTTCCTGGACAGGATAAAAGTTTCCTATCCTTTGCTGCTGACCGGGACCCAGGGTATTCCTCTCATGCGTGATCTCGGCAACAAGGGCGGTGGGTTACCCTTCAGCGTCCTGTTCGATCGTCAGGGGCGAGTGGATTCCACCGTGATCGGCGAGCTCAAGCCCGATGACGTGCAACAACGCCTGACCAGGATACTTTAA
- the mpl gene encoding UDP-N-acetylmuramate:L-alanyl-gamma-D-glutamyl-meso-diaminopimelate ligase, translating into MHVHILGICGTFMGGLALIARSAGHRVTGCDAGVYPPMSTQLREQGIDLSEGFDADQIGLGADLYIIGNVVSRGNPLMEAILDRGLPYISGPQWLADHILGGQHVLAVAGTHGKTTTSAMLAWIFEHAGQPANFLIGGVAPDLRVSARYDARRTHFVIEADEYDTAFFDKRSKFVHYRPRTAILNNLEFDHADIFPDLAAIETQFHHLVRTIPASGRIIRPAASDALDRVLDRGCWTPVETFGPEGVWRAEPDPADDRRCRILRDGQPQGWLEWSLAGRHNQANALAALAAAQHAGIPVQAGLAALGAFQGVRRRLELRGTVGRIAVYDDFAHHPSAIATTIDGLRRRVGAGTRILAVIEPRSNTMKLGTMAARLPDSLSAADLIFCYGETVGKQALGWDPAKVLAPLGDRLSWTGDDLDALIQALCAAARPDDHILIMSNGGFGGIHQKLLDALARRGPDAPHRAPSPH; encoded by the coding sequence ATGCACGTACACATACTGGGAATCTGCGGGACGTTCATGGGGGGGCTGGCCCTCATCGCCCGCTCGGCCGGGCACCGGGTCACGGGCTGCGACGCGGGGGTCTACCCGCCGATGAGCACCCAACTGCGCGAACAGGGCATCGATCTGTCCGAGGGCTTCGACGCGGACCAGATCGGCCTGGGGGCCGATCTGTACATCATCGGTAACGTGGTCAGCCGGGGCAATCCGCTGATGGAGGCCATCCTGGACCGTGGGCTGCCCTACATCTCGGGCCCGCAATGGCTGGCCGACCATATCCTGGGTGGCCAGCACGTGCTGGCCGTGGCCGGCACGCACGGCAAGACGACCACCAGCGCCATGCTGGCCTGGATCTTCGAACACGCCGGCCAGCCCGCGAACTTCCTGATTGGCGGCGTGGCCCCCGACCTGCGGGTGTCGGCCCGCTATGACGCGCGGCGCACCCATTTCGTCATCGAGGCCGACGAATACGACACGGCCTTCTTCGACAAACGCTCCAAATTTGTCCATTACCGGCCCCGCACCGCCATCCTGAACAATCTGGAGTTCGACCACGCCGACATCTTCCCGGACCTGGCGGCCATCGAAACCCAGTTCCACCACCTGGTGCGCACCATCCCCGCCAGCGGGCGAATCATCCGTCCGGCCGCCAGCGATGCGCTGGACCGTGTGCTGGACCGAGGCTGCTGGACGCCGGTGGAAACATTCGGCCCCGAAGGCGTGTGGCGGGCCGAGCCCGACCCGGCCGACGACCGTCGCTGCCGGATCCTGCGCGACGGCCAACCGCAAGGCTGGCTGGAATGGTCGCTGGCCGGCCGCCACAACCAGGCCAACGCCCTGGCCGCCCTGGCGGCTGCGCAACACGCCGGTATCCCGGTCCAGGCCGGTCTCGCGGCCCTGGGCGCCTTTCAGGGTGTGCGCCGGCGGCTGGAACTGCGCGGCACCGTCGGTCGCATCGCCGTGTACGACGATTTCGCGCATCACCCCAGCGCAATCGCGACCACGATCGACGGGTTGCGCCGTCGCGTCGGCGCCGGGACGCGGATCCTGGCGGTCATCGAGCCACGCTCGAACACCATGAAGCTGGGTACCATGGCAGCCCGGCTGCCCGATTCGCTGTCCGCCGCCGACCTGATCTTCTGCTACGGCGAAACGGTGGGCAAACAGGCACTCGGCTGGGATCCAGCCAAGGTTCTCGCCCCCCTCGGCGACCGTCTTTCCTGGACCGGCGACGACCTGGACGCGTTGATCCAGGCGCTCTGCGCGGCCGCGCGACCAGACGACCATATCCTGATCATGAGTAATGGCGGCTTCGGCGGCATCCACCAGAAACTGCTCGACGCGCTGGCCCGACGCGGCCCCGACGCGCCACACCGGGCTCCGTCCCCCCACTGA
- a CDS encoding RNB domain-containing ribonuclease, with translation MHVLYEDAGKLKAETIFSEADTSIQVESASGKRSKIKRNSVLFTFDAPTPEALLPSAEAMAATLEPDFLWEFAPQEEFEAAALAQDYFGHAPDAVEKTALIVALSAAPAYFHRRGRGTFRPAPPDILKAALAAIEKKRLQAEQQQQWTESLVAGQLPEALRAAAPTFLDHPDKNTLEWKAFDAAVQQLGESPERLLLSLGVWPNQLAMMRARFLAEHFPKGTQWPPVAVEDWGADLPQADVEAYSVDDSSTIEIDDALSVTQPDAETIRVGIHIAAPALAAPRGSAFDDMARSRMSTVYMPGDKIPMLPRELIAAFSLDEGQWRPALSLYVTGRLADGEILATETRLERIRVTANLRHDRLGDSITETALADPQAPVPYAHWLRPLWQFAQRLCAIRDRARGKPENNDRIEYSFELDGPADDPDSVIRLIPRQRNAPLERLVAEYMILTNTQWGALLARHGVPGIYRSQQMGRTRMSTQALPHESIAVSQYVWSTSPLRRYVDLINQGQIMAAAEHGVSARLVAPFKPKDADLYALIGAFDSQYTLWGEFQSSMERYWCIRWLQQQGIREVRAHVLRENLVRLACAPLVTRINGLPAFERGQEITLDILGYDDLGLDIECRLREAP, from the coding sequence ATGCACGTTCTCTACGAAGACGCCGGCAAACTCAAGGCCGAAACCATTTTTTCCGAAGCCGACACCTCGATACAGGTCGAGTCCGCCTCCGGCAAGCGCAGCAAGATCAAGCGCAACAGTGTGCTGTTCACGTTCGACGCCCCCACCCCAGAGGCCCTGCTGCCGTCGGCCGAAGCGATGGCGGCCACGCTGGAGCCCGACTTCCTGTGGGAATTCGCCCCACAAGAAGAGTTCGAGGCGGCCGCCCTGGCGCAGGACTACTTCGGCCATGCGCCGGATGCCGTGGAGAAGACCGCGTTGATCGTGGCCCTGTCGGCCGCTCCGGCCTACTTCCATCGGCGCGGCCGCGGCACATTCCGGCCCGCTCCGCCGGACATCTTGAAGGCCGCCCTGGCGGCGATCGAGAAGAAACGCCTGCAGGCGGAACAGCAGCAACAATGGACCGAATCGCTGGTGGCCGGCCAGTTGCCCGAAGCGCTCAGGGCTGCGGCGCCGACATTCCTGGACCATCCGGACAAGAACACCCTGGAATGGAAAGCCTTCGACGCCGCCGTGCAGCAGTTGGGCGAAAGCCCCGAAAGGCTGCTGCTGTCGCTGGGCGTCTGGCCCAACCAGCTGGCGATGATGCGCGCGCGTTTCCTGGCCGAGCATTTCCCGAAAGGCACGCAATGGCCTCCGGTCGCCGTGGAAGACTGGGGCGCCGACCTGCCGCAGGCCGACGTGGAAGCCTATTCCGTGGACGATTCCAGCACGATCGAGATCGACGACGCACTGTCGGTCACGCAGCCGGATGCCGAAACGATCCGGGTCGGCATCCATATCGCCGCGCCAGCCCTGGCGGCGCCACGCGGCAGCGCCTTCGACGACATGGCCCGCAGCCGCATGTCCACTGTCTACATGCCGGGCGACAAGATCCCCATGCTGCCGCGCGAGCTGATCGCCGCCTTCTCGCTGGACGAGGGTCAATGGCGCCCGGCCCTGTCCCTGTACGTGACCGGGCGGCTGGCGGACGGCGAGATCCTGGCCACGGAAACCCGGCTCGAGCGCATCCGCGTCACAGCCAACCTGCGCCATGACCGTCTGGGCGACAGCATCACCGAAACGGCGCTGGCGGATCCGCAGGCCCCCGTACCCTACGCCCACTGGCTGCGCCCCCTGTGGCAGTTCGCCCAGCGGCTGTGCGCCATCCGCGACCGCGCCCGGGGAAAACCGGAAAACAACGACCGCATCGAATACAGCTTCGAACTGGACGGCCCGGCGGACGACCCGGACTCGGTCATCCGCCTGATCCCGCGCCAGCGCAACGCACCGCTGGAGCGGCTGGTGGCCGAATACATGATCCTGACCAACACGCAGTGGGGCGCGCTGCTGGCGCGCCATGGCGTGCCTGGCATCTACCGCTCGCAGCAGATGGGCCGCACACGCATGTCGACCCAGGCGCTGCCGCATGAATCCATCGCGGTGTCGCAATACGTCTGGTCTACCTCGCCCCTGCGCCGCTACGTCGATCTGATCAATCAGGGGCAGATCATGGCCGCGGCGGAACACGGCGTTTCGGCGCGGCTGGTGGCGCCCTTCAAGCCGAAGGATGCCGACCTCTATGCCCTGATCGGCGCATTCGATTCGCAATACACGCTGTGGGGCGAATTCCAGTCCTCGATGGAACGGTACTGGTGCATCCGCTGGCTGCAACAGCAAGGCATCAGGGAAGTCCGGGCCCACGTCCTGCGCGAAAATCTCGTGCGCCTGGCCTGCGCCCCATTGGTCACTCGCATCAACGGCCTGCCCGCGTTCGAGCGAGGCCAGGAAATCACCCTGGACATCCTGGGCTACGATGACCTGGGACTGGACATCGAGTGCCGCCTGCGCGAGGCTCCCTGA
- a CDS encoding TonB family protein → MTQPANPLSLQLLETRHEGRSRMALALLLSLCVHALLLAWHATHPTPQPQESSLEITLVNSRSDQPPLRPQALAQQNLDGGGEQPKGMAASPLPRTTEDSADETVLEALRRRQAELEAEQRRLLTQLEARDTVPQASPAPELLGQSTEPGQDDRQQDSLVLSARIAALKERIERYNAQPRQTFVAPSTQAADYAEYVEAWRKRIELIGTQHYPPEARGKIYGDLQLTVYIRRDGQLDHLEFDHPSSQAILNSAARRIIELAAPFPPLPPKVAERTDILAITRTWHFTHAGLDTESP, encoded by the coding sequence ATGACACAGCCGGCGAACCCCCTGTCGCTGCAACTGCTGGAAACCCGCCACGAAGGCCGCAGCCGCATGGCGCTCGCCCTGCTGCTGTCGCTCTGCGTCCATGCCCTGCTGCTGGCCTGGCACGCCACCCATCCAACCCCGCAGCCTCAGGAATCCAGCCTGGAGATCACGCTGGTCAACAGCCGCAGCGACCAACCGCCACTGCGCCCCCAGGCACTCGCGCAGCAAAACTTGGACGGCGGCGGTGAGCAGCCCAAGGGCATGGCGGCTTCGCCGCTGCCGCGCACCACCGAGGACAGCGCCGACGAAACCGTCCTGGAAGCACTGCGACGCCGTCAAGCCGAACTGGAGGCGGAACAGCGCCGCTTGCTCACGCAACTGGAGGCCCGGGACACAGTGCCTCAGGCCAGCCCGGCGCCGGAACTGCTGGGACAAAGCACCGAACCGGGCCAGGACGACCGCCAGCAGGACAGCCTGGTGCTCAGCGCCCGTATCGCCGCGCTGAAGGAACGGATCGAACGCTATAACGCCCAACCCAGGCAAACCTTTGTCGCACCGTCCACCCAGGCCGCCGACTACGCCGAATACGTCGAAGCCTGGCGCAAGCGCATCGAATTGATCGGCACCCAGCACTATCCGCCGGAAGCACGTGGGAAGATCTATGGCGACTTGCAACTGACGGTCTACATCCGCCGCGACGGGCAGCTGGATCACCTGGAATTCGACCATCCGTCCAGCCAGGCCATTCTGAACAGCGCGGCCCGCCGCATCATCGAACTGGCAGCCCCATTCCCGCCACTGCCGCCCAAAGTGGCCGAGCGCACCGACATTCTGGCGATCACCCGGACCTGGCATTTCACACACGCGGGGCTGGACACGGAGTCGCCATGA
- the mtgA gene encoding monofunctional biosynthetic peptidoglycan transglycosylase → MRLRSLAAFAVLLILCAGFLYEIGLFGMVVWFNYRNPANTPVMQATLASLRAHDPNAHLTHEWVPYAGISVNLKRAVIASEDSSFVEHDGVEWDSIRKAWRYNQRQEELGRSRRRGGSTITQQLAKNLFLSNSRNYLRKGQELILTYMIEGVMSKRRILELYLNIAQWGESTFGAQAAARHYFRTDAARLTTGQAAELASMLPNPAYYDQHGATAYLRSHTATVLARMRLVEVP, encoded by the coding sequence ATGAGGCTGCGCTCGCTGGCTGCCTTTGCCGTGCTGCTGATCCTGTGCGCCGGGTTTCTGTACGAGATCGGCCTGTTCGGCATGGTGGTCTGGTTCAACTACCGCAACCCGGCCAATACGCCGGTCATGCAGGCAACCCTGGCCTCTTTGCGAGCCCATGACCCAAACGCCCACCTGACCCACGAGTGGGTCCCTTATGCCGGCATCAGTGTCAACCTGAAGCGCGCGGTGATCGCCTCCGAGGATTCCAGCTTCGTCGAGCATGACGGCGTGGAATGGGATTCCATCCGCAAGGCCTGGCGCTACAACCAGCGCCAGGAGGAACTGGGCCGGTCGCGCCGGCGCGGTGGCTCCACCATCACCCAACAACTGGCGAAAAATCTGTTCCTGTCGAATTCGCGCAATTACCTGCGCAAGGGCCAGGAACTGATCCTGACCTACATGATCGAAGGGGTCATGAGCAAACGACGGATCCTGGAGCTCTACCTGAACATCGCCCAGTGGGGCGAGTCCACCTTTGGTGCACAGGCCGCCGCCCGGCACTACTTTCGCACGGACGCGGCGCGGCTGACCACCGGCCAGGCCGCCGAACTGGCCTCCATGCTGCCCAATCCAGCCTACTACGACCAGCACGGCGCCACCGCCTACCTGCGTTCCCACACCGCCACCGTGCTCGCCCGCATGCGGCTGGTCGAAGTGCCCTGA
- the lptG gene encoding LPS export ABC transporter permease LptG codes for MRTARRYLAREIYRSTTVVLVALVGLFMFFALIEGLDKVGERLTLLNLFYLQALDLPNHLYELLPIGLLIGAVLALAGLAQRNELTILRASGVSGLKLLGALWLITIPLVLGAYILSEYITPAAELKGSESRLALLGRTDGGRLSSGYWFKETDPQGGTRIINIQQLTGQGQVRGIVLYEFRPDDTLLDYVQADSGQFEQGRLILHGLTETHIQPQSASALADARVPKAPITEVIHLENRDIPTSLTPERLIARILTPERMAITDLLDYIQYLKKNHLQTDRQQIALWRKIAYPFTLLVMMTIATPIGFMQTRRGGVGPKVFLGIILGVGFFMLNQLALNAGMLGDWPPWATALVPSLVGLVLALTALMAMEHRHPLSLWLRQRRLEQSPT; via the coding sequence ATGCGCACGGCCCGACGCTATCTTGCCCGCGAAATCTATCGCTCGACCACAGTCGTGCTGGTGGCGCTCGTGGGTCTGTTCATGTTCTTCGCCCTGATCGAAGGCCTGGACAAAGTCGGCGAACGTCTGACCCTGCTGAACCTGTTCTACCTGCAGGCCCTGGATCTGCCCAACCATCTGTATGAGCTGCTGCCCATCGGTTTGCTGATCGGCGCGGTGCTAGCGCTTGCCGGCCTGGCCCAGCGCAACGAACTGACCATCCTGCGAGCCTCGGGCGTAAGCGGCCTGAAGCTGCTGGGCGCCTTGTGGCTGATTACCATCCCGTTGGTCCTGGGGGCCTATATCCTGTCGGAATACATTACGCCGGCGGCCGAACTGAAGGGCAGCGAATCGCGTCTCGCGTTGCTGGGCCGCACCGACGGAGGGCGCCTGTCCAGCGGCTACTGGTTCAAGGAAACCGACCCGCAGGGCGGCACCCGCATCATCAACATCCAGCAGCTCACGGGCCAGGGGCAGGTCCGGGGAATCGTTCTGTACGAATTCCGGCCCGACGACACACTGCTGGACTATGTCCAGGCCGACAGCGGTCAGTTCGAACAAGGCCGACTCATCCTGCACGGACTGACGGAAACACACATCCAGCCGCAGTCGGCCAGCGCGCTCGCGGATGCCCGGGTCCCGAAGGCGCCGATCACCGAAGTGATCCACCTCGAGAACCGCGACATCCCCACCTCGCTGACGCCGGAACGCCTTATCGCCCGTATCCTGACGCCGGAGCGCATGGCGATCACGGACCTGCTGGATTACATTCAGTACCTGAAGAAGAACCACCTGCAGACCGACCGCCAGCAAATCGCGCTGTGGCGCAAAATTGCCTACCCTTTCACGCTGCTGGTGATGATGACCATCGCCACCCCGATCGGTTTCATGCAGACCCGCCGGGGCGGGGTCGGCCCCAAGGTCTTTCTGGGCATCATCCTGGGCGTGGGCTTTTTCATGCTGAATCAACTGGCCCTGAACGCCGGGATGCTGGGTGACTGGCCGCCCTGGGCCACGGCGCTGGTACCCAGCCTGGTGGGCCTGGTGCTGGCACTGACGGCGCTGATGGCGATGGAACACCGCCATCCCCTATCCCTCTGGCTGCGCCAGCGCCGTCTGGAACAAAGTCCCACATGA
- a CDS encoding symmetrical bis(5'-nucleosyl)-tetraphosphatase encodes MSRDVWVIGDVQGCAGALRALLAHPELATPDTELWFAGDLVNRGPDSLGALRLIRGLGARARVILGNHDLHLLAVVAGVRKPGKSDTFQDVLNAPDRAALIDWLRHLPLMVRDQGHVMVHAGILPAWTLDQAQALAREIETALRQPDWHGAMHDLYGEEPLQWDDALQGPDRMRVIVNALTRMRVCHVEDGRMDFLHKGEPYAAPGLLPWFELPGRRDPAETIVFGHWSALGLCIRSDTICLDTGCVWGRSLTALRLRDHRIIQHNCTTCR; translated from the coding sequence ATGAGCCGCGACGTCTGGGTCATCGGGGACGTCCAGGGCTGCGCGGGTGCCCTGCGCGCCCTGCTGGCCCATCCGGAACTCGCAACCCCCGACACGGAACTCTGGTTTGCCGGCGACCTGGTCAACCGCGGCCCGGACTCGCTGGGCGCCCTGCGCCTGATCCGGGGCCTGGGCGCGCGTGCGCGCGTCATCCTGGGCAACCACGACCTGCACCTGCTGGCGGTGGTTGCGGGAGTGCGCAAGCCGGGCAAATCCGACACCTTCCAGGACGTCCTGAACGCGCCCGACAGGGCCGCGCTGATCGACTGGCTACGCCATCTGCCGTTGATGGTGCGCGACCAGGGGCACGTCATGGTCCACGCGGGAATCCTGCCCGCGTGGACGCTAGATCAGGCGCAGGCGCTGGCCAGAGAAATCGAAACCGCGCTGCGGCAGCCCGACTGGCACGGCGCCATGCACGATCTGTACGGCGAGGAACCGCTGCAATGGGACGATGCGCTGCAAGGCCCGGACCGCATGCGCGTGATCGTCAATGCCTTGACCCGCATGCGGGTCTGCCACGTCGAGGACGGGCGCATGGACTTCCTCCACAAGGGGGAACCCTATGCGGCCCCGGGCCTGCTGCCCTGGTTCGAACTGCCCGGGCGCCGCGACCCCGCCGAGACGATCGTCTTCGGCCACTGGTCGGCCCTGGGACTGTGCATCCGTTCCGACACTATCTGCCTGGATACCGGCTGCGTCTGGGGGCGGTCGCTGACCGCTCTGCGCCTGCGCGACCACCGTATCATCCAGCACAACTGCACGACTTGCCGCTGA
- a CDS encoding lysophospholipid acyltransferase family protein codes for MPVAPLLFLFRFLLVSVWILLGLLTELLVFPPLSRRGRRRLVGAWSRVLMALCGVRVRPLGQPVHQGAVLWVSNHISWVDIFVLNSVRTTSFIAKSDVRRWPVIGQLVAWAGTLFIDRHHRHAVREAGRQMADCFGCGDAVGLFPEGTTTDGSDVRNFHAGLFEAAVRAGVPIQPVALRFLRRGRHAPELAFVGEQTLVANMWFLFRARGVSVECEFLPVILSGDGLDRAEAAQRSHAAVRRAVVG; via the coding sequence ATGCCTGTGGCGCCGTTGCTGTTCCTGTTTCGCTTTCTGTTGGTCTCGGTCTGGATCCTGCTGGGTCTGCTGACCGAACTGCTGGTGTTTCCCCCACTGAGCCGCCGTGGGCGTCGCAGGCTGGTCGGGGCGTGGTCCCGTGTCCTGATGGCGTTGTGCGGCGTGCGGGTCCGCCCGTTGGGCCAGCCTGTGCACCAGGGTGCGGTGTTGTGGGTCTCCAACCACATCTCGTGGGTCGATATCTTCGTGCTCAATAGCGTGCGCACGACGTCCTTCATCGCGAAGAGCGACGTCCGGCGTTGGCCGGTGATCGGCCAGCTGGTGGCCTGGGCCGGGACTCTGTTTATCGACCGTCATCATCGTCATGCAGTGCGCGAGGCGGGACGTCAGATGGCGGATTGCTTCGGATGCGGTGACGCGGTCGGCCTGTTTCCCGAGGGCACGACGACCGACGGATCGGACGTGCGAAACTTTCACGCAGGTCTGTTCGAAGCGGCCGTGCGGGCGGGTGTGCCGATACAGCCTGTGGCCTTGCGGTTCCTGAGGCGAGGACGCCACGCACCGGAACTGGCCTTTGTCGGCGAGCAGACGTTGGTGGCCAATATGTGGTTTCTGTTCAGGGCCAGGGGGGTGTCGGTGGAATGCGAATTCCTGCCGGTAATCCTGTCCGGGGATGGACTCGACCGGGCTGAGGCGGCCCAGCGTTCACATGCGGCCGTCCGTCGGGCGGTGGTCGGCTGA
- the ruvX gene encoding Holliday junction resolvase RuvX has product MPEEILLAFDFGLKKIGVALGNTLTGQARPLCILTSETRQQRFDQVAALLAEWQPERVVVGLPLTLDGGEQPASQHSRRFAHQLEGRFRLRVELVDERGSSLEAQRILGTHAADDAMAAAVILQRYLDRAGS; this is encoded by the coding sequence ATGCCTGAAGAAATCCTGCTGGCGTTCGATTTCGGGCTGAAGAAGATCGGCGTGGCGCTGGGAAACACCCTAACGGGTCAGGCCCGGCCGCTCTGCATCCTGACGTCCGAAACACGCCAGCAGCGCTTCGATCAGGTTGCCGCCCTGCTGGCCGAATGGCAGCCGGAACGGGTCGTGGTGGGGTTGCCACTGACGCTCGATGGCGGCGAACAGCCGGCTTCACAGCACAGCCGCCGCTTCGCTCACCAGCTCGAGGGGCGCTTCAGGCTGCGCGTCGAGCTGGTCGACGAACGCGGCTCCAGCCTCGAAGCCCAGCGTATCCTGGGTACCCATGCGGCCGACGACGCCATGGCGGCCGCCGTCATCCTGCAACGCTACCTGGATCGGGCCGGCTCGTGA
- a CDS encoding YqgE/AlgH family protein, producing the protein MTTEPHASDTRSRIDLSRQFLLAMPGMVSGDLANTVIYVCEHTEHGALGLVINRPTDLTVGDLLQRIDLPLSLEIGPVREAPVFFGGPVQTDRGFVLHVPRGEYSSSIPLGEDVALTTSRDVLQDVAAGHGPAHLLVTLGYAGWGAGQLEDELARNAWLNVLSSNEILFETPADQRYDAALAQLGIHPSMLTGDVGHA; encoded by the coding sequence ATGACGACAGAACCGCATGCTTCCGATACCCGCTCGCGTATCGATCTGTCCCGACAGTTCCTGCTGGCGATGCCGGGCATGGTCTCGGGCGATCTCGCCAATACCGTGATCTATGTGTGCGAACACACCGAACACGGCGCGCTGGGCCTGGTCATCAATCGTCCCACGGATCTCACCGTCGGCGACCTGCTGCAGCGCATCGATCTGCCCTTGTCGCTGGAAATCGGTCCGGTGCGCGAAGCACCCGTCTTCTTCGGTGGCCCGGTGCAAACGGACCGGGGCTTTGTGCTGCACGTGCCGCGCGGGGAATATAGCTCCAGCATCCCGTTGGGCGAGGATGTGGCACTCACCACGTCGCGCGACGTCCTGCAGGATGTCGCCGCCGGCCACGGGCCCGCGCATCTGCTGGTGACGCTGGGCTACGCAGGCTGGGGGGCCGGCCAACTCGAGGACGAACTGGCCCGCAACGCCTGGCTGAACGTGCTCTCGTCCAACGAGATCCTCTTCGAAACACCGGCCGATCAACGCTACGATGCGGCGCTGGCCCAGCTGGGCATTCACCCGTCCATGCTGACCGGCGACGTGGGACATGCCTGA